From the Carassius auratus strain Wakin chromosome 36, ASM336829v1, whole genome shotgun sequence genome, the window GAACTCTTCTCTGGGTTCACTTCGTTTGTCGAATCCTTGGACGCGAGATGTCCATGGATAAAGACCGAACACGGTGGAGAACCGCTTTATAGtagcaaaaattaagttttgcttTTGATGAAATGAAACACTGATGctctttttcatgtttaatgctGCTGTTTGCTTTTAAGCTATATATACTGCATAATAAAGAGCAATGTAAATACATGTGACGTGACTTCATGGGAGTGCTAATTTGCAGAGCTTGTGCAAGCATACCCATGTTGCTATGAACagatgcttttttattaaaataaataataatttacttgtTCATATAAACCTCACTTTTATCAGGGTGGGTGATGTCGGGATGTTCGATAACAGTATACCGTACCGTGCTGCTCACGTACTTCAAATTCGTTTTACCCCTAAACGACGTACGAAAAAGAACTTCATTTTGAGTATATCAGGGCCCTAAGAGTAGCATGCTAGTCCGAACATAGCCACTGTATCCCAAattgaatcattttatttatttttcttttgacttTATTTGCCTTTTAGTTTGTTAAAAGGCAAAATAAAGACTGCAATCTTTTATATCAGTTAGACTTTGTTCCCGgattttatttccattaattttacataaaaactgTTTCAGTGTACATGGAAGTTTTCCCTGAAACCTtgttaaattaatacaaaaattaattttaaaaaagagtCCAGTGTAAATTGTGACTTCTTAGGAATTTCAGCTTAACATTGGTTTGTAAAAtctattttatggcaaaaatagtatttccttaaaggtgctgtatcaACTCGATCTCACAGCCATTCGTATATATATTTGACAAGGTGGCTAATTCATATaaatttgtatgacctcactcaTATGAATccatataatttgtgaaaaatcatacatattttatgaggtggcaaATCTGTAGGAATTTGTATAAAGGACCACACCCAACCCTGCCCTTAAACTTAACCCTCGCAGAAATCGTACAAAAGGTTGTATAAATTAGCCAACtggtaaaatatgtacaaattggcTGTTAGATAGCGTTGGCTGTATGTAATTTTTTGACTGTACTTAAAGaataaaataccataatatgtttgcaaatatttagaaaatatgctAAGTTCACACAAttgtttctctgaaaaaaaaaaaaaaaaacaatgcagaagCAACAACACtctctaatattttgaatttggactgcagtaccCATTTAAACCACTAGCTGTCAAAAttacatactgcacctttaattAAAAAGCTTATTAAGGTATGTTGTGAAAATGGTATATGTCAGTATAAGTACATAATTTCCACATTGTTCGTGAAAATGAAATTATAGCAAGGTACATGCTTATTCAGTATCTCTGAAAAAAGTACACAAGCCTCTTTGTAGGCTTGTAAATAGAGTGTAAATATTTGTCCATGTGATAGTttcatttgtgtgttttggaCCTGAATAAAACGGTCAGTTCAAGTGAGGAGGTGTGTTCATGGTGGGAAGAGCTCTGTCTCTTGTACCCGCTGCTCTTTACATTTACAGTTTCTCCTTTTATGCtgtgctgttatttatttatttattttgggattTACACATACTCCCTGGCTGTAGAGGGTTGAGATTGCCGGTAGAACTGCTGTCCTCTTCTGTCCTCGTTAACACAAGAGCAGCAAAGGAATGAGCCGCCCAACATCATCAGGATGGCCGCCGCCCACCCAACAAAGAGGGCGGGGCCAAACTCATACCTGAAAGACAGAGAAGCCCCGCCTTTGTTTAACAATCACAGGATAATGTAATCAGGTGAtctatttatacttatttacaaacatttactatatatatacatatatatatatatatatatatatatatattaggggtgtaacgatacgcgtattcgtattgaaccgttcggtacgacgctttcggttcggtacgcggtacgcattatgtataccgaacggttcgttggagtaattaattatatttgaaaaaaaaaaaaaaagagagagaaagaaatataatgatatgcgttcaacaaggtagcccaataacccaaacaacgtaacaggcaacgcccctgacactcccgaagaagaaaaaaacaccatcttatatgtttatgttaggctactcagcaggcgctcgctcactcagtacacgctgaaggctcgttgcaaaatagccaatgcgtttaacagactagaaatgagaagatcctccaataaccaacaggtctggtgcaggatttgcagctctaaaaatcgcttgcagtagctctgctactgaatttatttcaaaattgcaatccatatacaactatgatcagctgttccttcatcttggctgagctctcaacgttgttacgggaaaggatgaagctgattggttggttcttgtcacatgacccgcggtgcgcttgcggcattctgaaaagttgagatgtttttacattttgctgtatctaaaacgtatcgaaccgaaccgaaccgaaccgtgacatcagtgtatcgtacgTCATAATCGtatgtggtggaacaggagattcacatcatgAATGTGCAGCCGcaaaatctgcagcaactgcgtgatgctatcttTGGCAATATAGACAAAAATCTCTgaagaatgtttccaacaccttattgaatctatgccatgaagaattaagtcagttctgaaggcaaaagggggtccaacccggtactagcaaggtggACCTAATAAGGTGGCCagttaatgtatgtgtgtgtgtgtgtgtgtgtgtgtgtgtataaaataaattatagaattaCTGTATACCATTTTTGGAAAATATCTAATTTAAGCAgcttcaaaatgtatataatacacagtaataatatataaatatatatatatatatatatatatatatatatatatatatatatatatatatatatatatttaatttcaataataattgCAAAGAAACAGCAACTAActcaattaaaatagaaatacaaaaattttattttcttttaaaagtttcTACAGTAATAtgttctttgttttattaaaaactttggaaaatctatttagtattttgtttataatttagaatatttaatttattgtattacatATTAAATTGAATGTACTTCTGCATAGTACAtcaatactttaaaatgtatgtgtgtatatttatatgtatactgtacatatatgttttatatgactttttacataattttgtttgaatacttttttagtttcattttattacCTGTTTTTACCAGTGACatttgattggttaataataattgAGAATGACATGTTtaactgattaaaaacaacaacaacaaaacgttTCCCTCATAATTTTAAAACCTATTTATTGTCCTACCTGGCATTTATGGGTGTATTTGGGTCGAAGAAATGGTAGGAGACCTGTGTAGCGTACCAGGACACAGCCACCAGCGTACACAAACCTAGACATGACAGAAATCACAGTCTTAGCACTTTCATTGAGTCCATATTTGTTTACTTTCAACCTTTACAGAAAGTGCTGATGTAACCAGACTAGCCACTTCCTTTTTACTCTTGAATGTCAGATGGGTCAGAAGTGATATAGCGTCCGAGGACCAAAACAGACCTCAAGAATTTGGAGGCTAGTGGAGGAATGTCCATTTATTCTCCAAAACTAATTTACACTAAATGATTTACTGGACTGAGGTCTGTGCGACATTGACCTAGATAACAAAATTTACTCATTCTTAGCACAGTAACACTTGTGTAAGGAGTAGTAATGTTTTCGCTCCACATTTCTTAGTAAGCTTACTGGTATGATCATCTCAAACCAATCCAGTGTATCTGACCATTACAAAAAGAAATGGTCATGTTTTAATTAGAAAACACAATTTTATATCTTCTCACCAAACCTACATAAAAACGCAGTGTGTTTAGCGTGGAGTTGGAGCCTCACCTGAGAGCAGGAACAGACTCCCACCAGAGATGGCGATCTTGCTCTTGGTGGATGGGTTGTTGTCACCAACCTTTGTGCATTTCATCCCGACCACACTCACAATGATAGCAATGAATCCCATTAGCACTGAGATCACCATCAGAGCTCGACACGTCTGAATATGGActggaaaaaaacacacataatagCAAAGAGAATAAGTTTTTCTGACAAAACATTTCACACACTGCAAATCATTGTCTTCatcaattttgtgtgtgtgtatatatatatatatatatatatatatatatatatatatatataggtattttAAGGGGAATTTTGACTTAGACATCATGTTGGCACATGTAATTTTCCCTAAAATCAGAATAAACATTTTAGCATCCTTTTCTTGTCTATTTTGAGCATTGTTTGCTGTTGATCTCTAGCTGCTCCGCTACATTAAAATTCCACAGATAACCCACACTGTGTTCAGTCCATGCATAATGCTGTAGGAGTGACATTTCTTTTACATGTTTCACACAGAGGGGATTACTGTGGCTTTCCTACAAAGGAGGATTGTTTTTAATGCCTGTGTCTCTGCTTTTGTGTGACAGCTACATGCTAACATTCCAGTTCAGCATTGATAATGACTTCAACTTCAACTCAGAATCACACAATAGAGGCAGACCACAAATCCTTTTGAACTGTCCATGCATTGTAATGCACATCTCCTCAAAAGAAGAGTTCAGATGACCATATAATGGGAATCACCTTTGCAGACAAAGTGTTGCATCAAACATGAATCGAAGCCATAAAATAACTATAACAGTATCTCAAAGAAGTCAAGAACTGAGGAGAGATTATAACACgacttttgttgtttgatttatgTGTGAAGAGGCTGCCTTTGAAGCGGGATTTTAGTGCTTTATAAGAAAGGTCTTTTTTTCTGGTCTTTCATCCTTGTTTTGCTTCATTTCTTGATTTGTTAGAAGAGTGTTATGCGGAGTAACACTGTGATCTCAAGGTCAGGATTGAATG encodes:
- the LOC113055509 gene encoding claudin-19-like isoform X2 encodes the protein MANSGFQLLGYFLALGGWIGIISTTVLPQWKQSSYAGDAIIMAVGLYEGLWMSCASQSTGQVQCKIFDSLLSLDVHIQTCRALMVISVLMGFIAIIVSVVGMKCTKVGDNNPSTKSKIAISGGSLFLLSGLCTLVAVSWYATQVSYHFFDPNTPINARYEFGPALFVGWAAAILMMLGGSFLCCSCVNEDRRGQQFYRQSQPSTAREDELLSETSFPD
- the LOC113055509 gene encoding claudin-19-like isoform X1: MANSGFQLLGYFLALGGWIGIISTTVLPQWKQSSYAGDAIIMAVGLYEGLWMSCASQSTGQVQCKIFDSLLSLDVHIQTCRALMVISVLMGFIAIIVSVVGMKCTKVGDNNPSTKSKIAISGGSLFLLSGLCTLVAVSWYATQVSYHFFDPNTPINARYEFGPALFVGWAAAILMMLGGSFLCCSCVNEDRRGQQFYRQSQPSTAREANVKSSPPEKGEQYL